CGGTGATGGCGTTGGCGAAGTTGGACCAGAGCCGGGAGTAGCTGCGCTCGCCCAGCGTGGCGAGCATCCGCTCGACCGTCGAGCCCGACAGCGGGATCCGATTGGGGTAGCTGCGCATGAAGCTCACGCTGCTGCGGTCGGGGTTGGCCATGATCGTGTCGCCGGCCAGCAGGACGCCGCGGCCGTCCGCGCCGGACGTCCAGTGCAGGACGAGGCTGCCCGCGAAGTGGCCGCCGAGCGTGACGATCTCGGCGTCCTCGGCCAGGCGGTGGGCGCCCTCGATCTCCACCAGGCGCTCGTCGCGCCGCTGCACCCAGCCCGCGTCCGGACGCGAAATCAGCACCGGCGCGTCGTCCAGCGCCCGCGACCAGGCGACCTGGGCGCCGTACATGTGCGGGTGGCTCGCGACCACCGCGATCACCGGGCCCAGGCTTTCGATGAACCCGACCGCGCCGCGGTCGACCAGGCCGATCGGGTCCCACAGCACGACCCCGTCCGCCGTCCGGATCACCTGCATCGTTTGACCGATGCCGACGTCGGACGCGGTCACGCTCCACTGTCGCTCGTCCACCTGGCCGACCGTCACGACCGAGCGCGCCGCGAGATCCGCCTGGGTCGTCCACGCCTGCCCGGACGCGGGCACCCACTGCCGCTCGTCGGCGCAGATCGGGCAGACCGCGGGGAGCGGCGTCGTCGCCTCCACCCCGCAGGTGGCGCAGCTGATGAGGTCCGGTTCGAACGTGGTCGCCATGGTCGCTCCTCGGGTCGTGCCTCGAGGCTAGGCCCGATCCCGCGCAGGCGGAACCCCGCCGACCCGCCTCGGGGGCGGTGCCGATCCCGGCAAGACGGACCATTGACCGCCGAACAACTCGTATGCATACTTGCATGCAAACAACGGCGTGACACCTCTGGAGGACGAGAACAACATGAGCGAGACGGGCGCGGAGCTGCTGGTGGCATCCCTGGGGGCAGCCGGGCTGACCACCATCTTCGGGGTCCCCGGCGATACGGGGGTCGCGTTCTACGACGCGCTCGAGTCCAACACCGCCGGGGTCCGGCACGTGCTGGCACGCGACGAGCGGCACGCGGCGTTCATGGCGGACGCCTTCGCCCGCGCCACCGGACGCATCGGCGTCGTCGAGGTCTCCTCGGGCGGCGGGGCGACGTTCGCGGTCGGCGGCCTGGGGGAGGCGCGCGCGTCCGGCATCCCGGTGCTCGTGCTCACCTCCGACATCCACCGCGCCAGCCGCGGCACCGGCGCGCTGACCGAGATCCACCAGCCCGACCTGTTCAAGGCCGTCAGCAAGCGCGTCATCTCGGTGGACGCCGCCGCGGACATCCCCGCCGCCGTCGCCGAGCTCGCCGCGGTCGCCGTCGCGGGCCGCCCCGGCCCCGTCGTGCTGATCGTCCCCGAGGACGTCTACGAGCAGCCAGTCGACCTGGCCGCCGCCGACCTCGCCGCGCCCGCCGCGGCCGCCCGCACCACCCCGGCGGAGCGGACGCCCGCCCCGCAGGACGCCGTCGAGCGGGCCGCCGCCGCGCTCGCCGCTGCGCAGCGTCCCGTGATCTTCGCCGGCTCGGGCGTGCACGCCTCCGGCGGCTGGGAGGCGCTCGCCGACCTGGCCGAGCGGGCGGCCGCGCCCGTCGCCACCACCATCCACGGCGTCGGCGTCCTGCCGGACGCGCACCCGTGGCTCCTGGGCACCTGCGGCAACAACTCGGGCCTCAGCGCCGTCAACGCGCACCTGGCCGACGCCGACTTCGCGCTGTTCGTCGGGACCCGCGCCAACGCGACCGACACCAACGGCTGGACGACGCCGCCGCGCGCCATCCCGACCGCCACCATCGAGATCGAGGACGCGCGCGTCGACCGCAACTACCCCGACACCATCGGCCTGCCCGGCGACGCGGCGACCGTGCTCGCCCAGCTGGCCGCGGCGGTCGCCGAGGCGGCCCCCGACGTCCGCGCGGCGCGGGCCCGCGCCGCGGCCCAGGTGCGCGACGCGTGGCGCCACGAGGACTCCGGCACGCGCCCCGGCAGTCTGCCCGCCGGCATGATCGACGCCCCCGACGTGGTCACCGCCGTCGCCGAGGCGCTGGTCGGCACCCCGGCCGTGGCGGTCGCGGACCCGGGCACCCCGACGCCCGCGGTCACGATCTACTGGCCCAACGAGCGGGCGGGCCGCGACGTCCTGATCCCGCGCGGGCACGGGCCGATGGGGTACGCCATCCCGGCCGCCGTCGGCGCCTCCTTCGCGCGTCCGGGCGACCCGATCGTCGCGTTCACCGCCGACGGCAGCCTGGCCATGGCGTGCGGCGAACTGGAGACGGCCGTGCGCTACGCGCTCCCCATCCTGTTCGTGGAGCTCGACAACCGCTCGCTGGGCTGGATCAAGATGCTGCAGCACCTGTACGAGGGCGAGCGCTACTTCGGCGTCGATCCCGGCCCGATCGACGGCCCGGCCCTGGCGCGGGCGTGCGGGATGCGCGGCGTCCACGCGGCCACGGTCGAGGATCTGCGCGCCGCCGTGGAGGCGTTCGCCGCCGACCGGCTCCCGACGTACATCGCGGTCCGGGTGCCGCACATGATCGACCGCGTGCCGCAGGTTCCGGCCTGGCACGCCGCCTTGGCGGGCGACTCCGAGCGCCCCGTCTACTAGGTTCACCCGGTGGGGCGGCGGAAAACGCTGTCCCACCGCGGATGGCCGGCGCGCGGGGAGGTTCCCGCGCGGCGGTCCCGGCGCCCTTCCGCGACGCCGACCAGGCTTTGCCGACCCTCGACGATGAGAGGAATCCTCCGATGACGACCACCGCATCCACACCCGCTCAGGTGAACCGCCGGCGCCACGGCGCACCCGCGTGGATCATCGCCCTGTTCACAGCCCTCGCGCTCGCACTGGCCGGCTGCAGCGCCCTCGCGGACGGCGAGCCCGGCGCCCCGGGCCAGCTCGACGCCATCTCGGTCGCCGGGGCGGGCCCCACCAGCACCTGGTACCAGTACGGCGCCGCGATCTGCCAGCAGGTCACGACCGAACTGGGGGCCGCCTGCACCCCGACGCCGTCGACCGGCGTCGTGGAGAACATCCGCACCGTCGGGGAGGGCAGCGTGACGATGGCGTTCGGCCACCCGAACGTCCTCGCCGACGCCGCCGCGGGCAAGGGCCAGTTCAGCGCGCCGGTCACCAACCTGCGCTCGCTGGTGGCGACCTACCCGTTCGCGCTGCACGTCGTCACCCTCAAGAAGAGCGGCATCACGACCCTGGAGGGCCTGCGCGGCAAGCGCCTCGGCGCCGGCCCGGGCGGCAGCGTCGACATCGAGTACTTCCAGGCGATCCTGGACGCCGCGGGCATCCCGCTGGCGGACCTGCAGACCCGCCAGTTCGACCTGAGCGCCCGCGTCGGCGCGCTGCGCGACGGCAACGTGGACGCCATCGTGGCGCTCGGCGGCGCGCAGGCCGCGTCGATCCAGGAGCTCGCCGCGACCGCCGAGATCTCCTACATCCCGATCCCGGCCGACATCCTGGCCAAGGTCAACGCCGCGCAGCCCGCCTTCACCGCGGGCACCATCCCGGCCGGCACCTACAAGGGCGTGGACGCCGACGTCCCGGCCCTGTTCGGCTTCGGCGTCCTGTTCGCCCGGGAGGACCTGCCCGAGCAGGCCGCCTACGACATCACCCGCCTGGTGCTGGAGAAGCACGACGCGATCGCCGAGGCCGTCCCGGCCGCGAAGGAGACCACCAAGGAGACCGCCGGCAACGTCCCGATCGACCTGCACCCGGGGGCGGCGCGCTACCTCAAGGAGATCGGGGCGGTCAGCTGATGTCGGGCACCCAGTCCCCGGCGGAGGTGCGCGGCGCCGACCTGGTCGAGGAGACCCCGCAGGAGGCCGCCGCCGCGCGCAAGCCCTGGGTGAACGCGCTCGTCGTCGCCGCCAGCGTCGGCCTGGCGCTGTTCCAGCTCGCCACCGCCGTCTTCGGCGAACTGGAGGCGCTGTCGCAGCGTCCCATCCACCTGGCGTTCGTCTTCGTCATCGGGTTCATCGTCGCCCGCGGCCGGCTGCCGCTGCCGCTGCGGCTGCTCGCGGCCACGGCCGGCGTGGTCAGCACCGTCTACCTCGTGACGATCAGCGGCGACCTCGCGTCCCGGATGGGCCGCGGCACGCCGCTCGACCTCACCATGGGCGTCCTGTGCATCCTCGCCACGCTCGCGCTGGGCTGGGTCGCCATGGGGCCGGCGCTGAGCATCATCGCGTCGCTGTTCCTCGCCTACCAGTTCTTCGGGTTCTGGCTGATGGGCCCGTTCCGGCTCGCCCGGTTCGACCTGTCGCGCGTGGTGTCCTACCAGTACCTCACCTCCGAGGGCCTGTTCGGCATCCCGCTGGGCGTCATGGCGAGCTTCGTGTACCTGTTCCTGCTGTTCGCATCCCTGCTGAAGGTCAGCGGGCTGGGCAACCTGGTCATGGACCTGGCGCTCGGCCTGGCCGGCCGCAGCTCGGGCGGGCCGGCCAAGGTCGCGGTGATCTCCAGCGCCGCCACGGGCACCATCACCGGCTCGGTGGTCGCGAACGTCGTCTCGACGGGGTCCATCACGATCCCGCTGATGCGCCGCACCGGCATGACGCCGCGGTTCGCCGGCGCCGTGGAGTCGGTCGCGTCCACGGGCGGGTCGTTCCTGCCGCCCGTCATGGGCACGGCGGCGTTCCTGATGGCCGACATGACCGGACGCGGCTACGGTGCCGTCGTCATGGCCGCGACCATCCCGGCGCTGCTGTACTACCTGTGCCTGTACCTCCAGGTGCACTACTACGCCCAGGCGAAGGGCATGACCGGGCTGCCGGCGTCCGAGATCCCGGACTGGCGCGCGGGGCTGAAGGGGCGCTGGCACCTGTTCGCCGCGCTCGGCGTCCTGGTGTACTTCCTGGTCATCGACCGGGCCACGCCCGCCCGCAGCGTCCTGTACGCCATCGGCGCGCTGGTCGTCCTGGCGCAGCTGCGCCGCGGCACCCGGCTCAACTGGCGGGTCTACGTCGACGCCATGGTGGACGCCGGCAAGATGACGGTCTCCGCGACCGCGGGCTGCGCGCTGGCCGGCGTCATCATGGGCGTCGTCACGCAGACCGGCATCGGGCTCACGTTCGCCAACATGGCGGTCAAGCTCGCCGCCGGCAACGAGTACCTGCTGCTGTTCTACGTCGCCCTGGGCGCCACGCTGCTGGGCATGGGCGGGGTCGCGACGGTGGCCTACCTGATCCCCGCGATGATCGTCGCGCCCGTGCTGGTGAAGTCGGGCATCGACCTGATGGCCGCGCACCTGTTCTGCCTCTACTACGCGATGCTCAGCTACATCACCCCGCCCGTGGCGCTGGGCAGCTTCGCGGCGGCCGGCATCTCGGGGGCCAGTCCACTGGCGACGTCGATCACATCGGTCCGGCTGGGGATCGTCGGCTTCGTGCTGCCGTTCATGTTCGTGAAGGACCCCGAACTCCTGCTGCAGGGCGACGCCCCGGGGATCGCGCTCACGCTGGCGATCTGCGTGCTGGGTGTGTTCGGCTTCGCGCTGGCCTTCGAGGGCTGGATGCGCGGCCGGCTGACCATCGTGGAGCGGGCCGTCGCGCTGATCGGGGCGGTGCTGGTGCTGATCGTGCCCGGCGACACCCCGACCACGGCGGGCGCGGTGCTGGTGGCCGCGCTCATGGTCTGGCGCTACGTGGCGTCCCGGCGGGCTCCCCAGCCGGTGCGGGGGTTCTGACATGGGCGCCCCCGCCCGGATCCGGGTCGATCACGCGATCATCGGCTGCCGCGACCTCGCGGCGTCCTCGGCGCGCCTCGAGGCGGCCGGACTGCGGGTCGTCCCCGGCGGCGACCACCCCGGACGCGGCACGTCCAACGCGCTGATCGGACTCGCCAACGGGTACCTCGAGCTGATCGCCTACGCCCGGCCCGAGGAGACCGGCCCCGGCGCCGTGCGGAACTCGCGCGTCGCCGAGCTCGTCACCGGCGCCGAGGCGTGGGTCGGCTTCGTCCTGCACGCCGACGACATGGCGCACGCCACGTCGCTGCTGGCGGGCGCCCCCGGGATCGGGGCGATCGCCGGGCGGGACGCCGACCGCCGGACGCCGAGCGGGGACCTGCTGCGCTGGACGTCGGCGATGGGGCAGGAGTGGGAGTTCGGCACCGACGCGCCGTTCCTCATCACCTGGCCCGACGGCTCCCCGTCGCTCGACGCGACGGCCGGCGACCTGGTCGCCGTCGTCGTCAACAGCCCCGAGGGGCGGCTGCCGGAGATCCTGCGACGCTGCGGGCACGCGCCGCGCTCCGAGGCGGGCGGCGCCGCGTTCTGGGACCTGGACGGCGGCCCGACGCTGATCACGGTCGCGGACGGCCGGGCCGCGGGCGTGGTCGGGGCGGCGCTGCGGCGTCCGGACGCGGCCCCGGCCGACGTGGGGCCCGACGACGTGGCCTGGCTGCTGGGCCGGCCGAGCACCGGTGCCGTGACGTTCACGCCGCGCGGCGGTGTGGAGTGGGTGACGACGTGAGGAGCGACATGCGCGACGCGACGATCCGGATCGGTGCGGGCTTCGACGGCCACCGGGAGGTGGACGGCCTCGACCTGCGCGTGCGCGACGGTCGGATCGTCGAGCGCGGCGCCGCCGGGACGCTGGCCGGCGGCGAGGTGGTCGACCTGACCGACCACTACGTCACGCCCGGGCTGGTGGACGCCCACGTCCACCTCAACTCCCAGGGCGGCCGCTCGCTGGCGCAGTGCCTCGCGACCCCGTACAGCCTGGAACTGTTCCAGGCCGTCGCCAACGGGCGCGAGCTGCTGCGCCACGGCGTCACAGCCGCGCGCGACCTCAGCGGGGTGCCGACCGGCTTCCGGGACGCCCTCGCGGCGGGCCTCGCGCCGGGGCCACGGCTCCGCGTCGCGGTGACGCCGCTGGGACGCACCGGCGGCCACGGCGACCGCTGGACGCGCAGCGGCGTCGACGCGATGCCCGAGCAGCCCGAGGTGCCCTCGGGGCTCGTCGACGGCCCGCTCGAGGTCAAGAAGCTCATCCGCGTGCTGATGCGCCTGGGCGTGGACTGCGTGAAGGTCTACGCGTCCGGCGGCGTCACCAGCAGCACCGAGTCGGCGCAGGCGGCCGGCCTGGACGCCGAGGAACTCGACGCGGCGGTGCGCACCGCGGCCGAGGGTGGCCGCGCGGTCGCCTCGCACGCCACCTCGCTGGAGGGGGCCCGCCTCAGCGTCCGCGCCGGCGTCCACACCCTCGAGCACGGCATGTACCTCGACGACGACCTGGCCGCGGACATGGTCGCGCGCGGCACCTTCCTGGTGCCCACGCTCGTCGCGCCCCTCAGCCTGATCCGGCGCGGGGAGGCGGGCGACCCGGCCGTCCCCGCCGCGACGCTGGCCAAGGCGCGTGCCGTCGCCGACGACCACCGCGTCAGCCTGGCGCTCGCGCTGGCCCGCGGCGTCCGGATCGCGGTCGGTTCGGACGCGGGCTCGGTGCCCTACGGCAGCGGGACGCTGCAGGAGTGCGTCCTTCTGGCGGAGGCGGGGCTGGCGCCCGACGCCGTGCTGCGCGCCGTCACGACCGACGCTGCGGCCGCCGCCGGATTCTCCGGTGGCGAGGGGAGCCTCGACGTGGGCGCCCCGGCCGATCTGATCGCCTGGGACGCCTCCCCGATCGCCGACCCGGCCGTCCTCGGCGACCCGCGCCGGCAGACGCAGGTCCGGCAGGGCGGCGTCGTCGTCGCCGAGCGGGGCGCGCTGCGGCCCACGCCCTGACCCCACCCCGCGGCGCCGCCCGGCGCCGCGACCCGCCCCCTCACTCGACCACGCCGCGGCACAGGGGCCGCGCGCGTTCCCACCAGGAAAGGTTCGTCCATGAAAGCGCTCGTCATCCAGCAGTCGGGGCCCATCCGGGAGTCCTGCGTGATCCAGGAGATCGACCGTCCGGCCCCCGGGCCCGGGGAGGTCCTGGTGCAGGTGGAGGCGTCCACGTTCAACTACCACGACGTGTTCACCGTGCGCGGGATGCCGGGCATCACGATCGGGTACCCGCGCGTCCCCGGCCTGGACGCCGCCGGGCGGGTCATCGCCGCCGGCGAGGGCGTGGACCCGGCCCTGGTCGGGACGCGCTGCGTCGTGTTCCCGCTGCACCCGACCAAGGGGCTGATGGGCGAGATGCTCGACGGCGGGATGGCCGAGTACCTCGTCGCGCACGCCGACCAGGTGCTGCCCATCTCCGAGGAGATGGACGCCGCGGAGGCCGCGTCGCTGGGCGTCGCGTACGGCACCGCCTACCGGATGCTGATCACCAAGAAGACGGTGAACCCCGGCGACCGCGTCCTCGTGTTGGGCGCCGCCGGCGGCGTCGGCGTGGCGGCCGTCCAGCTCTGCAAGGACCTGGGCGCGGAGGTGATCGCGGCCGTCGGCAGCGAGGACAAGGCCGAGGTGATGCGGGCCATCGGCGCCGACGCGGTCGTGAACTACCGCGAGCACGACTTCCGCAAGTGGGTCTTCGAGCACTACGGCAAGCCGTCGCGCCGCGACCCGGGCACCGGCCTGGACGTCGTGGTGAACTCCACCGGCGGCGACACCTGGGTCGACGGGCTGAAGTGCCTGCGCCGCGGCGGCCGGGTGGCCGTCTGCGGGGCCACCGCCGGGTTCGACCCGAAGGAGGACCTGCGCTTCGTGTGGACGTTCGAGCTGTCGATCGTCGGCTCGACGGGCTTCACCCGGCCCGAGGTCGAGGAGGTCATTCGGCTCACCGAGGCGGGGCGCCTGCGCCCCCTGGTCTCGACGCGCCTTCGGCTCGACGACGCGGTCGAGGGCCTGGCGATGCTCGAGGACCGCACCGCGATCGGCAAGGTCGCCATCCTCCCGGGCGGGGCGACGGCATGAGCACGCTGGAGCACATCAACGGGCGGCTGGCCGCGTCGGAGTTCTACGCGAGCATGGGGCTGGTCGCGACCGACCTCGCGCCGGACCGCCTGGAACTGCGGGCCACGCTCGGCGCGCCGTACATCGTCGGCGGCGAGCAGGGGTTCGTCCACGGCGGCATCCTGGCGACCCTGCTCGACCTGACCGGCGACTGGGCACTGTTCGGGGCCGGCATGGCGCCCGGCCCGACCGTGACCCTGACCGTGAACTACCTGCGCCCGGTTCCCGCCGGGGCGGTGCGCTGCGTGGGCGAGGTGCTGCGGCTGGGACGGCGTCACGCCTTCTGCCGGGCGAGCATCCTGGCCGAGGACGGCACGCTGCTGTGCTTCGGCGAGGGCGTGTACGTGCCCGCGGCGGCCCCGGAGGAACCGTGATGTTCACCGGGCTGGTGGATCGGCGCCGCGGCGGCGCGACCGCGATCCTGGAGGCGGGCCAGAGCGGCTGGCGCCGCGTCAGCTACGACGAACTGCTGCGCGCGGCGGCGCTGCGCCGGGAGGGGCTGGCCCGGACGCTGCGCCCCGGCCAGCTGGTCTTCCTGCGCGGGAACAACTCCTCGGCGTGGCTGGCGAGCTTCCTGGCGGCGACGGACGCCGGCGCGGTGGTCGTCCCCCTGCCCGTCAGCACGCCCGAGCCCAAGGTTCGCGCGCTGGCCGAGCGGCTGGGGGTCACCGCGATGCTGGACGCCGCCCACGACTTCGCGCCGACCCGGCTGCCGCACGCCGCCGACGCGCCGCCACCGCCCGCGGGCACGGCGGTTGTGCTGCTCTCCTCGGGCACGACGGGGGAGCCCAAGGGCATCTGCCTGGGCGCCGAGGGGTTGGCCTGGGGGATCCGCGCCGAGGCGCCCGCGAACCGGTTCGTGGGCCGCCCCCGGCTCGTCACCGGGCCGCTCAGCCACATGAACGGGCTGACCAACTCCCTGCGCACGCTGGCGGGTGGCGGCACGGTCGTCTACCCGGCCGACCTGTCCGGACGCGGCGTCGAGGACGCGCTCGTCCACGGGCGCGTGGAGGAGGTGCTCGCCGTCCCGGCGCTGTTCGCCAAGCTGCTCACCGAGGGCCGCGCCGGCGTCACGTTCCCGCTCGTGCAGCACGTGTCGCTGGGCTCCGCTGCGCCGTCGGAGGAACTCGCCGGCTTGATCGCGGCGGCCTTCCCCGAGGCGGTGGTCACGAACCGGTACGGCACGACCGAGGCGGGCTTCATCGTCTTCCAGTTCGACTCCGACGCGCCGTTGACGTCGCTGGGGCGGCCCGACCCGCGCGTCGAGGTCCGGCTGCGCGACGCGGCCGACGTCGAGGGCGGCAGCGAGGGCGTCCTGCAGGTGCGCTCGCCGCTGCGGGCCCTGGGTTACCTGGGCACGTCGGCGCCGTTCCCCCTGGAGGCCGACGGCTTCGTCGACACCGGGGACCGGTTCCGGGTCGGACCCGACGGCCGGTGGGCCTGGCTCGGACGCGCCGACGACATGGTCGACTGCGGCGGCCAGCTCATCTCCCTGGAGGAGGTGGCGCAGGCCGTGCGCAGCCACCCCGGCGTCCTCAACGCCCAGGCGGTCGCCGTGCCGTCGGCCACCAAGGCCAACAAGCCGGTGGTCTTCGTCGTCCCGCGGGGCGACGCGGCCCCGGGCGAGGAGGAACTGCGGGCCTGGGCGTCGCAACAGCTGGACCCCGTCGCGCTGCCGCGGCAGGTGTGGCTGCTGGACGCCCTGCCGGTGGGTGCCGCGGGCAAGGTCGACCTGGCCGCGCTGCGGCAGCGGGCGCTCGCGGAGGCCCGCCCCGAGGTGCGCCTGTGATCGGCGCCACCTGGCTCGGGGTGGACGCCGGCGTCTGGCTCGTCGTCCTGGCGATGGTGCTCATCGGCGCCGTCGTCCAGGGCGTCGTCGGCTTCGGGCTCGGGATCGTGGCGGCGCCCATCGTCGCCGGGGTCGCGCCCGAGCTCATGCCGGGCGCCCTCATCGTCGCGTCGATGCCGCTGCCGCTGCTCACCCTGGGAGGGGAGTGGCGCTCGATCGACTGGCGCGCCCTGGGCTGGCTCATGGTCGGGCGGCTGCCCGCGACCGCGGTCGGGGTGGCCCTCGTCGCGGTCATCCCGGTGCGGGCACTCCAGCTCATCGTCGCGGCGTCAGTGCTGCTGGCGCTGGGGTTGTCGCTGTTCCGGCTCGAGGTCCCGCGCAACCGCGGCACGCTGGCCGGCGCGGGCGCGGTGGCCGGCATCACCGGCACCACCTCGGCCATCGGCGGCCCGCCGCTGGCGATCGTCCTGCGCAACGACGAGCCGGCGCAGGCGCGGGCCACGATGGCGGTCTACTTCCTCGTGGGGGCGGTGCTGTCGCTGACCGGCCTGACGCTGACGGGCAGCATCGAGCCCTCCAGCCTGGCGATCGGGGCGCTGGGGACCCCGGCGGCCGTCTTCGGGTTCCTCGTGGCGCTCCGGCTGCGGCGCCACGTCGCGGGCGGCCGGTTCCGCACCGCCATCACCGCGGTGAGCGCGGTCGCGGCGGTCATCCTGCTCCTGCGGGCGCTGTAGCGCTCAGCGCGCCGGTCGCGGCGCGCGGTGCCGCTGCGGCGGCTCGGCACCTCCTCGGCGCCCCGCGGCGGCTCAGTGCCCCTGCAGCAGCTTGGTGGCCATCAGCACGTGGTCGCGGGCCGCGACGGCGGCCGCCTCGGCGTCCCCGGCGTGGATGGCCTCGGCGATCCGGACGTGCTGGGCCCACGAGCGGGCCAGCTCGGCGGGGCTGTAGCCGGCCTCCACCTGGCGGTTGAAGGCCAGGATCGTGTTGCGGTCGGTGTCCTCGGCGAGCCGGGGCGAGTGGGCCGCCTCGAGGATCCGCCCGTGGAAGGACGCGTTGATGTGCACGCGCTCGTCGCCGCGGAGCTGGTCCGACTCCTCGTACCGGTGGGCCAGCGCCAGGATCGCGGCCTTCTCCTCGGGGGTGCCGCGGACCGCGGCCAGGTAGGCGGCGTGCGCCTCCAGCGCCGCGCGGACCTGGTAGATGTCCTCGATCTCCGTCACCGAGTGCCGCCGGACGACCCAGCGCCGCCGCTGCGAGACCACCAGGCCGTCGCGGGCCAGCCGCTGGACGGCCTCGCGCACCGGCGTCCGGCTGACGCCGAGCCGCTCGGAGAGCTCGGCCTCGGCCAGCGCCTCCCCGGGCATCAGCTCCCCGGCGACGATCGCCTTCTTCAGCGCCGCGTACACCTTGGAGCTGGCGAGCAGGCCGGGGCCGCTCTCGCCGGTTTCGGGTCCAGACTCGTCCACGACGCCGACCCTATTGCACGGAGCCGCACCGCTGGGAGCAATCATGTATGCAACTTTACATGCAAAGGGTCCGCCGGTCATGATGTCGGCATGGATGGAGTGACCCGCGTGCCCCTGCCCGTCAACGAGCCGGTCCTGGGTTACGCCCCGGGCTCCCCCGAGCGCGCGGCCCTGGAGGCCAGCCTGGACGCGCTCGCGACCCGCGAGCCCGCGCTGCTGCCCGCCTGGATCGGCGGCCGCTTCGTCCCAGGGTCTGGGGAGCGGATCGACGTGACGATGCCGTCGGACCACGGTCACGTCCTCGGCTGGATCCGGGCGGCGGGCGCCGAGGACGCCCGCGCGGCGGTCGACGCCGCGCTGGCCGCCGGGCCCGCGTGGGCGGACCTTCCCTTCGACGAGCGCGCCGCGGTCTTCCTGCGCGCCGCCGACCTGATCGCCGGGCCCTACCGCGCCGAGATCAACGCCGCCACCATGCTGGGCCAGGGCAAGACGGCCCAGCAGGCCGAGATCGACTCCGCCTGCGAGCTCGTCGACTTCCTGCGGTTCAACGTTGCCTACGCGCAGCGGATCATGGCCGAGCAGCC
Above is a window of Propioniciclava coleopterorum DNA encoding:
- a CDS encoding class I adenylate-forming enzyme family protein — its product is MFTGLVDRRRGGATAILEAGQSGWRRVSYDELLRAAALRREGLARTLRPGQLVFLRGNNSSAWLASFLAATDAGAVVVPLPVSTPEPKVRALAERLGVTAMLDAAHDFAPTRLPHAADAPPPPAGTAVVLLSSGTTGEPKGICLGAEGLAWGIRAEAPANRFVGRPRLVTGPLSHMNGLTNSLRTLAGGGTVVYPADLSGRGVEDALVHGRVEEVLAVPALFAKLLTEGRAGVTFPLVQHVSLGSAAPSEELAGLIAAAFPEAVVTNRYGTTEAGFIVFQFDSDAPLTSLGRPDPRVEVRLRDAADVEGGSEGVLQVRSPLRALGYLGTSAPFPLEADGFVDTGDRFRVGPDGRWAWLGRADDMVDCGGQLISLEEVAQAVRSHPGVLNAQAVAVPSATKANKPVVFVVPRGDAAPGEEELRAWASQQLDPVALPRQVWLLDALPVGAAGKVDLAALRQRALAEARPEVRL
- a CDS encoding sulfite exporter TauE/SafE family protein; amino-acid sequence: MIGATWLGVDAGVWLVVLAMVLIGAVVQGVVGFGLGIVAAPIVAGVAPELMPGALIVASMPLPLLTLGGEWRSIDWRALGWLMVGRLPATAVGVALVAVIPVRALQLIVAASVLLALGLSLFRLEVPRNRGTLAGAGAVAGITGTTSAIGGPPLAIVLRNDEPAQARATMAVYFLVGAVLSLTGLTLTGSIEPSSLAIGALGTPAAVFGFLVALRLRRHVAGGRFRTAITAVSAVAAVILLLRAL
- a CDS encoding GntR family transcriptional regulator yields the protein MDESGPETGESGPGLLASSKVYAALKKAIVAGELMPGEALAEAELSERLGVSRTPVREAVQRLARDGLVVSQRRRWVVRRHSVTEIEDIYQVRAALEAHAAYLAAVRGTPEEKAAILALAHRYEESDQLRGDERVHINASFHGRILEAAHSPRLAEDTDRNTILAFNRQVEAGYSPAELARSWAQHVRIAEAIHAGDAEAAAVAARDHVLMATKLLQGH
- a CDS encoding PaaI family thioesterase yields the protein MSTLEHINGRLAASEFYASMGLVATDLAPDRLELRATLGAPYIVGGEQGFVHGGILATLLDLTGDWALFGAGMAPGPTVTLTVNYLRPVPAGAVRCVGEVLRLGRRHAFCRASILAEDGTLLCFGEGVYVPAAAPEEP